The following coding sequences are from one Arthrobacter sp. 24S4-2 window:
- a CDS encoding DNA polymerase IV, which yields MLHVDLDQFIAAVEVLRRPELAGKPIIVGGRGDPTERAVVSTASYEARAFGVGSGMPLRIAARKVPDAVILPVDQEAYLAASDTVMATLRAQPGATVQVLGWDEAFVGIKTENPEAYARQVQAAVLERTQLHCSVGIGDTLVRAKVATGFGKPAGVFRLTAGNWLDVMGSRPTKDLWGVGTKVSGRLAKLGIDTVAELAASDPQDLVPEFGPKMGPWYAELGRGAGASVVDDTPWVARGHSRETTFQQDLTEPAQADDAVRELTARVLEDVVAEGRPVVGLTLKVRYAPFFTKTHATKIPETFDRNEILARALDLAAGIEAGRPIRLLGLRAEMAMPDDARKGHTPTRGGW from the coding sequence GTGCTGCACGTCGATCTCGACCAGTTCATCGCGGCGGTCGAAGTGCTCCGGCGGCCCGAGCTTGCGGGAAAGCCGATCATTGTCGGCGGTCGGGGCGACCCCACCGAACGAGCTGTGGTGTCGACCGCATCCTACGAAGCCAGGGCCTTCGGTGTGGGTTCCGGAATGCCTCTACGCATCGCGGCCCGGAAAGTGCCCGACGCCGTGATCCTGCCCGTCGATCAGGAGGCTTACCTCGCGGCGTCGGACACGGTGATGGCGACACTGCGCGCGCAGCCCGGCGCGACCGTGCAGGTGCTGGGTTGGGATGAAGCCTTTGTGGGCATAAAGACCGAGAATCCGGAAGCCTACGCCCGGCAGGTGCAGGCCGCTGTCCTGGAGCGAACGCAGCTGCATTGCAGCGTGGGCATCGGTGACACCTTGGTCCGAGCCAAGGTCGCTACCGGTTTCGGCAAGCCGGCCGGCGTATTCCGTCTCACTGCCGGGAACTGGCTCGACGTCATGGGCAGTCGGCCCACCAAGGACCTGTGGGGCGTCGGAACCAAAGTGTCGGGCCGGCTGGCCAAACTCGGCATCGACACAGTCGCCGAGCTCGCCGCGTCCGACCCCCAAGACCTGGTCCCGGAGTTCGGCCCCAAGATGGGTCCCTGGTACGCGGAGCTTGGACGCGGGGCCGGCGCCAGCGTTGTGGACGACACCCCGTGGGTTGCCCGCGGGCATAGCCGGGAGACCACCTTCCAGCAGGACCTGACCGAGCCCGCCCAGGCGGACGACGCCGTGAGGGAGCTGACAGCGCGTGTCCTTGAGGATGTTGTGGCCGAAGGGCGGCCCGTGGTTGGGCTGACCCTGAAGGTTCGGTACGCACCGTTCTTCACCAAGACCCACGCGACGAAGATTCCCGAGACATTCGACCGGAACGAAATCCTCGCGCGGGCCTTGGACCTCGCAGCCGGAATCGAAGCGGGCCGTCCGATCCGTCTCCTAGGCCTGCGGGCCGAAATGGCAATGCCCGACGATGCCCGAAAGGGACATACGCCTACGCGCGGCGGTTGGTGA
- a CDS encoding pyridoxamine 5'-phosphate oxidase family protein, translating into MGTSKSGPKAEVLTVEDCWKYLASSYIGRLAVINGTTPEIFPVNFVPVERTLVFRTAPGTKLRSLLAGTPVALEADGLNLYATEVWSVVVKGIPALISDGDVNFEMAGPDREPWEPGLKEHLIQIRPTEVTGRRFAVHARTRWWPPLDFSSEWT; encoded by the coding sequence ATGGGCACTTCAAAGTCGGGACCGAAAGCCGAAGTTCTGACCGTGGAGGATTGTTGGAAATATCTGGCGTCCTCCTACATCGGCAGGCTGGCGGTCATCAACGGAACGACACCCGAAATTTTCCCCGTGAATTTTGTGCCTGTCGAGAGGACCCTTGTGTTTCGGACTGCCCCGGGAACAAAGCTCCGCTCCTTGCTTGCGGGGACTCCTGTTGCCTTGGAGGCGGACGGGCTGAATCTCTATGCCACCGAAGTTTGGAGCGTCGTTGTTAAGGGAATACCGGCGCTTATATCGGACGGCGACGTGAATTTCGAGATGGCGGGGCCCGATCGTGAACCTTGGGAACCGGGTCTCAAGGAGCATCTGATCCAGATCAGGCCCACGGAGGTCACCGGGCGTAGGTTCGCCGTTCATGCTCGAACGCGGTGGTGGCCGCCTCTGGATTTCTCCTCGGAATGGACCTAG
- a CDS encoding wax ester/triacylglycerol synthase family O-acyltransferase: MHVAALAFLDAGRLLNSDGQLRLQDIRAHVERRTHQSRRLRQLLTRPRLGLGPPFWNEDPAFDIALHVNACPVPAPGDEASLLALCSELNQPALPRSRPLWQMWLLTGLTGNRVALLIRLHHAAADGLAAQSLLAALFDPDSQIPVPEAIPEEIQPRPSDWQLFTGNVHDHGRALTRVLTTLAHPGRLAAFIATGGQQMLSLARAGRAPAVSLNEPVGPRRRLILVRSDLASTKALAHQYGAKLTDLLLAAYAGGCRTLLATRGELTPQLELKVSVAASLRGPGETTSGNRVGVRIVPIPVGEPNPVRRLERIARATSAQRLQPPYQPGSRLLQRWMVRAMFHQRLVNLLLSNLPGPPTPLYFAGAKVLEMFQIGVVQGNIPLGISVLSYSGQLNIVIVADTQALPDLDAFSRGLSDTFKQLQTHTPEP, translated from the coding sequence ATGCACGTGGCAGCACTGGCCTTCCTGGACGCCGGGCGGCTCCTCAATTCAGACGGGCAGCTGCGCCTGCAAGACATCCGTGCACACGTCGAACGCCGGACGCATCAGAGCCGGAGGCTTCGCCAGCTCCTGACACGGCCCCGGCTCGGCCTGGGTCCCCCGTTCTGGAACGAGGACCCCGCGTTCGACATTGCCCTGCACGTCAACGCCTGCCCGGTGCCAGCCCCGGGTGACGAGGCATCACTCCTCGCCCTCTGCTCCGAGCTGAACCAACCAGCGCTGCCCCGCTCCCGGCCCCTCTGGCAGATGTGGCTGCTGACCGGGCTCACCGGGAACCGCGTCGCTCTCCTGATCCGCCTCCATCACGCAGCAGCCGACGGCCTGGCCGCACAGAGCCTGCTGGCCGCCCTGTTTGACCCCGACAGCCAGATCCCCGTGCCGGAAGCGATACCTGAGGAAATCCAGCCCAGGCCAAGTGACTGGCAGCTCTTCACGGGCAACGTCCACGATCACGGACGAGCGCTGACCAGAGTCCTCACAACCCTGGCCCATCCGGGGCGCCTGGCAGCATTCATCGCAACGGGCGGGCAGCAAATGCTGTCCCTGGCCCGGGCCGGCCGCGCTCCCGCCGTGTCGCTGAACGAACCAGTGGGTCCCCGTCGCCGCCTCATCCTCGTCCGGAGCGACCTCGCCTCCACCAAAGCCCTCGCCCATCAGTATGGTGCGAAGCTCACCGACCTTCTGCTGGCCGCCTACGCGGGCGGGTGCAGGACGTTACTGGCAACCCGAGGCGAGCTGACACCGCAGCTCGAGCTCAAGGTCTCCGTCGCAGCGTCGTTACGCGGCCCCGGCGAGACCACAAGTGGAAACCGCGTCGGCGTGCGAATAGTGCCCATACCGGTCGGGGAACCAAACCCGGTGCGACGGCTCGAACGCATCGCCAGAGCGACCTCGGCCCAGCGCCTCCAGCCGCCGTACCAACCCGGCAGCCGCCTCCTGCAGCGATGGATGGTCCGGGCAATGTTCCATCAGCGGCTGGTGAACCTTCTGCTGAGCAACCTCCCCGGCCCTCCGACGCCCCTCTACTTCGCCGGAGCCAAAGTGCTGGAGATGTTCCAAATAGGTGTGGTTCAGGGCAATATCCCCCTTGGCATCAGCGTGCTTTCCTACTCAGGCCAGCTGAACATCGTCATCGTCGCCGACACACAGGCCCTCCCCGACCTGGACGCCTTCAGCCGCGGGCTTTCCGACACGTTCAAACAACTTCAAACGCACACCCCGGAACCCTAA